From the Deinococcus aetherius genome, the window ATCGGCGACCGTCGCAGGCGGAGTTCATCGAGGGGCAAGAAAAGTGGGCGGGGCGTTCTCCTCCTTACCGACGAGGAGCCGCCGCGCCCTCCCTGTCCCGCAACTCGACGCCGGGCAGGCCCTTCACGAAGTCCCGGCCAAACGCCTGCGACGGTGTCCACGCTCCGGCGGGTACGCCGCCTGCCAGCACACGCTCGACCGACGCGAGAGCGGCCTCCACCGTGAACCGGTAGCCCTCGGGGCCGACCAGCTTCGCCGTGCGCCTGCGTCCCGCCGGGTCCGTCACCTCTCCCCACACGACGGTGCCGCCCTCCCGCATCTCGGTCTCGCTCGGCCCCTTTGCCCGCCCCGCCCGCTCCCGGAGGAATCGCCGCGCGGCGGGCAGGCGGAGCAGCGGCGCGGTCAGTCGGCTCCCCCGCATCACGAGGGCGGCGGCGGGGGAAACGGCGAGGTACGTCTCGACCGTCGGAATTCCCGTCGAGTAGTAGGCGGTCACCACGTCCCCCCAGGGGATGCTCACGGCCTTGTAGGTCACGCCGTCATGCTCGACCCGCCAGGTCCGCGCGGCGACGGGCTCGCGGACGAGGAGGCCGCCCTGCCGGCTCAGCCCACCCTCCCCGGCGCCCTCGGCCATCGTGATCGCCGTGCCCCGGCTGACCGTGCCCCCGCGAAAGGCGAGCCGCAACCGGGTGGCGGAGGGCAGGGCGGCGGCGAGGTGGGCGGCGACCCCGTCGGTGGGCACCACGTCGAACCCGACCCCGGAGACGGCGACGATCCCGGCGCGCCCCGCCCCCGGTCCCCGCCAATGCAGACCCTCCAGGACGGCGTGTTCCCCGGTGATGTCGAGGTAGTGCGTGCCCGTCGCCAGGCAAGCCGAGAGCATGGGCCCGTGCGTCCGGGAGAAGGGGCCCGCGCAGTGCAGCACCAGCGCCACGCCGCCCAGGTTCCGGGCGACCTCGGCGGGCGTGTCCAGGCCGAACACGCGGCCCTCCAGCCCCAGCTCCCCGGCGAGGGACTGGGTGGCCTCGCGGGAGCGTCCGGCGAGGACAGGCGCCAGGCCGCGCCGCCTCGCCTCCCGGGCGATGAGCCCGCCCGTGAAGCCGTTCGCGCCGTAGATCATCCAGCGGGGGTGCGGGGTCATGGCCCAGCATAGGCACGAACGCCGCGCCTTGCGGATTGGCCTCCCGTTCCCCCAAGTGTGGGAACATCGGGGCCCGGCGACACTTCCCCCACAGACTCAAGAAGGCGAGGCCCCATGAACCCCAGCGACCCCGTGCAGCAGGTGCTCCAGCACCTCACCCCAAGGCTCACCGAACTCGGCGCCTGGCGCGACCGCCACGTCCTGCCCCTGCGCGGCACCTTCCACGCCGGGGAGCAGACGTTCCCGATCAGCGAGGGGGACCCCTGGCCCGCCCGCGCCCTGCCCGTCACGATGCGCTTCACCGTCCGCGTTCCGGGGGAGTGGCGCGGCCTGCCCGTCCACGTGCGGCTCCAGCCCGGCGGCGAGGCCCTGCTGCGGGTGAACGGCGAGGCGGTCGGCGGCCTCAACCCCTACCACCTCGAACACCCCCTGCTGGCGAGCGCCGAGGGGGGCGAGGAACTGAACCTGGAGCTGGAGGTCGTGCCGCGCGGCCTCTTCGGCACGCCGCTCCGGGAGAACGCCCTGCGCACGGCCCGGCTCATCGTGCCCGACGAGGACGTGCGCGCGGTGCTGCACGACTTCGGCGCCGCGCAGGACGCCGCCGGTCAGCTTCAACGCCTCGGGCGGGGGGACGTCGCCGCCCTCGTCGCCGACGCGCTGCGGGATGCCCTCGCGCTCGCGTCCCTCGACCGCGCGGACACGGCGGCGTACCTCTCCCGCCTCGCGCACGGGCCCCTCGCCGAGCGGCTGGAGCAACTCGGCCAGACGCCCACCTCCGCCGGGACGCTCGCGGAACTTGCGCTCATGCCCTCGGCCGGGCAGGCCCTCGCCTCACTGTGGGAGGAGTACGCCTTCTCGCCGCCCGGGGGGGCCTTCCCCGACGCGGCCCGCCCCTCGCTCGCCGCCGCCCGCGAAGCCCTCTCGGCGGCCCTGCACCTGATCCGGGACCGCTACCCCGCCGAGGGCCGCCTGTGGCTGACCGGCCATGCGCACATCGACCTCGCGTGGCTGTGGCCGCTGGAGGAGACCCGGCGCAAGGCGCGGCGGACCTTCGCCACCGTCCTGAACCTGATGGACCGTTACCCCGACTTCTATTTCAACCAGTCGAGCGCCCAGCTCTACGCCTGGGTGGAGAAGGACGACCCGGCCCTCTTCGAGCGCGTCCGCGCCCGGGTGCGGGAGGGGCGCTGGGACGTGGTCGGCGGCATGTGGGTGGAACCCGACGGCAACCTGATCTCGGGCGAGGCATGGGCGCGGCAACTCCTGTACGGGCAGCGGTACTTCGAGGGCCGCTTCGGTAAAAGGGCGCGGGTGGGCTGGCTCCCCGACACCTTCGGGTACACGGCGAACCTCCCGCAATTCCTGCGGCAG encodes:
- a CDS encoding saccharopine dehydrogenase family protein; the protein is MTPHPRWMIYGANGFTGGLIAREARRRGLAPVLAGRSREATQSLAGELGLEGRVFGLDTPAEVARNLGGVALVLHCAGPFSRTHGPMLSACLATGTHYLDITGEHAVLEGLHWRGPGAGRAGIVAVSGVGFDVVPTDGVAAHLAAALPSATRLRLAFRGGTVSRGTAITMAEGAGEGGLSRQGGLLVREPVAARTWRVEHDGVTYKAVSIPWGDVVTAYYSTGIPTVETYLAVSPAAALVMRGSRLTAPLLRLPAARRFLRERAGRAKGPSETEMREGGTVVWGEVTDPAGRRRTAKLVGPEGYRFTVEAALASVERVLAGGVPAGAWTPSQAFGRDFVKGLPGVELRDREGAAAPRR